One genomic window of Indioceanicola profundi includes the following:
- a CDS encoding YlcI/YnfO family protein — MSKMSTYPIRLPASVKAEAERVAAEDGTSLNQFVATAVAEKLAALRTAAFFEERRGRGDRDAFRKLLTRQGGEPPQEGDELPGTA, encoded by the coding sequence ATGAGCAAGATGTCCACTTACCCGATACGCCTCCCGGCCTCGGTGAAGGCCGAGGCGGAACGCGTAGCCGCTGAAGACGGAACAAGCCTGAACCAGTTCGTCGCGACCGCCGTGGCCGAGAAGCTGGCTGCCCTGAGAACCGCCGCCTTCTTCGAGGAACGCCGAGGACGCGGGGACCGTGACGCCTTCAGGAAGCTGCTGACCCGCCAGGGCGGAGAACCGCCCCAGGAAGGTGACGAGCTGCCCGGTACGGCTTAG
- a CDS encoding SDR family oxidoreductase, whose amino-acid sequence MLTGPDVLLVTGGSRGIGAAIVRKAARDGYAVGFSYVRNGDAAARLVAELDQAGHRAHAVQGDVADPDFAARFFDAAEAALGPATALVNNAGITGRIGRFRDADPAMLRSTLDTNVLGTMYAAQEAIRRWEAAGIPGRMVNISSIASTLGAPGEYVHYAATKAAVEAFTIGLAKEVAPAGIRVAAVAPGTAYTDIHEAAGEPNRPARVVSRVPMGRIAEPEEIANAVLWLLSAEASYVTGAVLRVSGGL is encoded by the coding sequence ATGCTCACAGGGCCGGATGTTCTCTTGGTGACCGGCGGCAGCCGCGGGATCGGCGCCGCGATCGTCAGGAAGGCGGCGCGGGACGGTTACGCCGTCGGCTTCAGCTATGTGCGCAACGGCGATGCCGCCGCCCGGCTGGTTGCCGAGCTGGACCAGGCCGGCCACAGGGCCCATGCCGTCCAGGGGGATGTGGCGGACCCGGATTTCGCCGCACGGTTCTTCGACGCGGCGGAGGCCGCGCTCGGCCCCGCGACCGCCCTGGTCAACAATGCCGGGATCACGGGCCGCATCGGCCGCTTCCGGGACGCCGACCCGGCGATGCTGCGCAGCACCCTCGACACCAATGTGCTGGGCACCATGTACGCGGCACAGGAGGCCATCCGCCGCTGGGAGGCCGCCGGGATTCCCGGCCGCATGGTGAACATCTCCTCCATCGCCTCCACCCTCGGCGCGCCGGGCGAATATGTCCACTACGCCGCCACCAAGGCCGCGGTGGAGGCCTTCACCATCGGCCTGGCGAAGGAGGTGGCCCCGGCCGGCATCAGGGTCGCCGCCGTGGCGCCGGGCACCGCTTATACCGACATCCACGAAGCCGCCGGCGAGCCGAACCGCCCGGCCCGCGTCGTCTCCCGCGTGCCGATGGGCCGCATCGCCGAACCGGAGGAAATCGCCAACGCCGTGCTCTGGCTGCTCTCCGCGGAGGCGTCCTATGTGACCGGGGCGGTGCTGCGGGTGTCCGGGGGGCTGTAG